The genomic stretch TCGCTGGCGCCATGGCCACCTCCCGTTCCTTGGTAACACCTGGATCATTAAATGTTTACTCCTGAGAAAATCATCATATCTTTGTAAAAAAAGAGGAAAGCGTAAGCTTGTGTTTTGCGTACCCAATGTTTAGGATCGGTTGAAGCTCCACTATCGTGGGGACCGATGACGCGGAGCTTGCTTGGGCTTGTTGGGTTACAACCTTCACCTTCTGCTTCTCCTTCAGCTGGTTCACATTACAAGAATGTTTCAGTGATTATCCGAATTTACTTTGGGTGACCGTCAACAGTGTGTTACCTCCTTCTCTAATTGTTTGTGCTGCTCACGAAGTGCTTTCTCCTACACATTAAAcggggaaaaaaataaataaatgaagtcATGAATCTAAAATATGCAATTTGTTGCAAGTGGAACGCCCGAGAGCATGCTTTTAATTTAGAATCAAAATAAGTGGGCATTTGTATCATGAAGATAACCCCCCAAAGCATAATACTTCTCATACCTGTACCCATGGCTTAATGATTAACTATCAGGACCTTTCACAAGAATAATTCCAAGTAGTCCTCATTCATAGTGCCCACAGATCATAATCGTTTAGAACATTAAAAGGGTGTAAAGCATTTAGGAAATTTAATATCAGATTAGCATAATCTATCTCTTAAAACATATTACCTTCCGTTGAAGCTCCGCAATGGACTCAGACATTACTTGGTTCTGCAAATAGCATCAGCTTATAAGGTGTCTGGCAAATTTTATTTAGTATTTTAGATTGGAATGACTGTTAGTTATTGGAATATAGTAATGACATTACCTTTCTTGATCTGATATGTTTCAGAGAAATTTCGAGCTGATGCTCTAATTGTTGGACTTCTTTCAGATTCAAGGATTCTAGTTGTTCTCCCATTAGCTGCCTGTGAAGTTGTGCTTATTCAATAAGTATGTCAACTGGTAAGCAATTCTTCTTTAAGCGGTTCAATTAGATTACCTTTGACTTTTAGTTAAAATTTCAATCTTAGCCTTAAGTTTGCCATATTCTTGACACCAATTTGCCTGCACAATGTCTATAACATATTTTTAACTGAACACAGAATGCTTGTTGGTTGAAGGTTGAAACTTCTCATTTGTAAAATGAAAATGTACAATAGTTCCATTAAAACACACTAGTTTATGGGCATAAAATAAATGCTCACAGAAGAGACAAGGCTACGAagcatttacattcaagaaattaGTAGTTCTTGACTGATTAGTGAAAGCTTAATTGAATGTTTGCATTGTTTTGTTAGCTTGAAGCCTAAATAGTCTAAAAGGAGCTATGAATATGTGAAATCCTGAAAATGTCCGTTGCGAGTGAGCCAGGTAATTACGTAATCTAACTTACATTCCAAATCCTAAAATGTAGGAAAATGAGAATAAAAAGGCGAAAGTTATAGGAATACATGTACATAGCTGCACCTAGTCTACTTACCGGAGATTCAAGGTCTGGTGGTTTGAGATCCTTTTCTGCATACGTGTAATGCTCGTAACGCTCAAGAATCATTTCCATTCTGCAAAAATGTGGTTCTCATCAAATTTCTGCTAATGATTGCTACAAATTTCTAAAAAAACGATGTGCATGAATGGGGATTGTGCTATCAAGGATACAATTGTTACTCTTTTAATTCAGCACTGTTATGTACTAACACACTAAGTAGTAAAACTACTGAAGTATGAgggaaaaaaaacttagttatcttATACATCTTCTTACACAAATGTTCATCCGGATGGTTTGTTTATCACCCTGCACTATCCAAAATATATAGTTGGCTCTACTATGATTGCAACTTAATTGTCTTCTCAATTTAAATGATGATAATCATGTttgatgaaaaacaaatctaattcCAAAGCTTACGGTACATTGCAAAAGTAGATTATATGGAGCCAAATGATGAACTTGTAACTTTCACTCGATTCAATCACATGAAGAATGCAAAAACACTGtcctaataaaaaaaattgttcaAATACATATCATCACTTAGCAGCAATGGGGGCACATTACACTAAGATTAATCCATATAATTGTAACAAAAGTAATTACACTCACTCCAAATGTCTCGTCCCCAAGTTATttgaagggagataaatcacagGGTCTATTTATAGCCGACCGCCAAGTAATCAGGGGGTGGGAGCAATTTTTCTTTGAGAATATGCGCTCGTTGAAAATTGATCCCTGAAGATATCTCCATACGAGAATAACAAAGAGAATGTCCCATATTAGGAATAAACAGCCTGCATCCTTGCTCGATGTCAAGGAAATGCCCTACTGAATAAGCTGATTAGGAACACTTTGAGTAGTCAGTTTTGTGCAACtgaatatattattaaaaatcatattatataattCTTAATTAGGTTTTGATTAAAACTTAGTCAATAGGATTTCTAAATGCCTAGAAGATGTATTAGCTTTTTATATTGTAGGaattatattataattaattacaCAAAACAATTAAATACTTACAGTCATCTCTCGCAGATCTGCAATCGACATCGACAAGACTCGTTGTCGGAAGAACGATCACAAGATCGGAAGGCTCTCCgtaattccacgaaccaaatcccaccgcctcagATGCTCTTCCCTCTCTCGTCTTCTCACGCCTTTTTTTTTCTCGTACACCTTAATGATCCTTGGAGGCACTATTTATAAAGGGAAATGatctaggggcataatggacttttccattaagagtagtggggACCATGGGCATGCTCTCACGTTCCCACTTTCCCGATTtcctacatctcccactcgtccaaggtgagtcactaagactagttcattcaggtaagtcacaaagactagttAGTCGCAAAGACCTAATAAGTCACACagactatttgagagtttggtcacaaagacctaataagtcacatagactatttgagagtttggtcacaACGATCATataagaacatccaatccatacttagagaaaatggttcgtgcgacagcaaccacactgagcgatagttgctaagaagctTGTTACACCTTTacttagccgctctttgagcgatcaatgctaacaaagttgttacactttacttagccgctcaaataaattagagacacactctgcatgacacatagcctctttcctggtgacacatagcctttatccaggatccatccaatcttcaagtggcacacagccattatcttggagatatccatgtcttgttatttacccagattaaataattttcatttacatcaatatgaacatctgtaattccttataatgaccattatgtcaagagcatattccatatctaatattcacattcatttctatacataacaaaaatgaatcgaccagtgaataacatcacaagatgtaaatatatatttaatcttcctttttagctagaatctattaattttaatcagtcgctttcctagttatgctccatagaccgaatcatacatagtcataggatacacgctaaagtagcagacactgattaaaattttaagtaaacagctaaatagtcactaagacaaaaaatgagattaacttataatctcaaaggtctcacaaagtagagaaacagggattcattctcctactacctttattgtcgcaatatcacatgtggtatgaatcacatgttacgatgttattctttttactaaaaacagtgcatgttgtcttcaaatttaacatcgtacagattttgatatagacatacctaatgtctaatcctgaattcaacatatgaattctaatctggccttcaacaggttcagtaaatggtggattTATTTATTTCGATAATTATTAATACATAAATAatctcatcttgacataattatcaaagcgacctcaacttatggatctgtctctaatttcagctacgtaagttattctataagtaacggtcttacccctatttgtacttaacaaacagagatgattgtccatgtgagtagaCCAATCTCtgcctgccaacatgctcaccgagatcttatatgaatgtaacaaatacaacatattcactgaataaattatggcaaatgacacaatTAAATCACAAAGTCTAATTGTTATtttaatattgttacattctacgaagtcccaaagactttacatgttctttaaatgactctttagtcattggcttagtaaaatgatctgcaagcatagcacgtgtagggacatactcaagaattacttttcttttagccacaatatccctcacaaaattatatttaatttctatatatttgtctttgctgtgatatttgggatccttggaaaaaattattgcagcttgactgccacagtagacagttactggactcccattatcttcagcaattttcagatgcttcaaaaatcttctcaaccagactgtttctt from Zingiber officinale cultivar Zhangliang chromosome 5B, Zo_v1.1, whole genome shotgun sequence encodes the following:
- the LOC121985608 gene encoding truncated transcription factor CAULIFLOWER A-like → MGRGRVQLKRIENKINRQVTFSKRRSGLLKKAHEISVLCDAEVALVIFSAKGKLYEYSTDARMEMILERYEHYTYAEKDLKPPDLESPANWCQEYGKLKAKIEILTKSQRQLMGEQLESLNLKEVQQLEHQLEISLKHIRSRKNQVMSESIAELQRKEKALREQHKQLEKELKEKQKVKVVTQQAQASSASSVPTIVELQPILNIGCYQGTGGGHGASDDAEETQVRISGSFLPPWMLSHLNS